The genomic region CTCCGCCCGGGGCGGCCGATGTGAATCCGCCCACCCTCCCTTGACCCGGAAAGGAAGGCCTACCTAAGTTCTGCGTCATGCCCCAGCCCACGCCGCCCTCTGATCCCAGCAACCCCGCCGACCCGCGCCCGCCCGCCCCCGGGCTGATCGACTTCACCGTCGACCTCACCTCCCAGGAGGTTCTCCGACGGGCTCAGGTGATGGCCGCTCTGGGCCCCGACTGGGACCCGATCGAGGTCCTGCAGGGCGAGGAGGCGGCGTACGACCTGCTGTACTCCGGCCTCGACGAGCAGCAGCAGCGCCTGTACGACGACCTGGTCGCGGCCCATGTGCTTCCCCGGCGAGGGAGCGGCCATGCTGCCCCTTGACCCGCAGGCCGACCCCGGACGCCGCGCCTGGGTGCCCTGCCCCAACTGCCTCGACACCGGCGAGTGCGAGCCGTGCGGGGACGGCCGGAGCTGCTCCCGGCACTGGCGCTACATGCTGTCCAACACCGGCAGCCTGCTCCACCTGCAGTGCCCGGGCTGCACCCACGTCTGGGTGCACGAGACCGGTTTCGGGGCCACCCGCTCCGTGTGGAACCGCATCACCAGCGGCCTGCCGCGACTCTGAGGGCTCCGGCCCGCCGGCGGGAAACCCCGAGGCAGGGGGAACCGCCTCGGGTGCACGCATGAGAGTGGTCCGTCCGCAAGGCGCCTTGTTCTGCACCCCGCGCCGTGGCACCGTCGCATGACCTTGATCTGCGACAGAGGAGACGGCCCCATGTCCGAGGACCTGGCAACCGGCATCATCCGGCAGCTGGAAGACACCGTCGCCTCGACCACCCTGCCGGAACACACCGTCGAGTTGCTCCGCGTATCCCTCAGCCAGGCCCAGGCGGCGAAGGCGGCGGGCCACGATCAAGAAGCCATCACCATCGCCAACCAGGCCCTTCAGACCGCGAAGAACGCCTCCGAGGACCGATAGCCCCTCGCGACGGCCTCGTCCTCGTCCGGCCGGTCAGTGCGGAAGCTCGACCGACACGTGCGGGGTCAGCGCCCGGAGGAAGTCCGCCGCGTCGAACATCGCGCCCGCCGAGGCCACGCCCGTCCTCCGCGTCCGTCCGGCCAGGATGCGCTGGACGGCCTCCACCGCCAGCGGTGCGGTGACCGCGTAGATGTCCTGGCCCCGGGCCGTGGCGCGGCGCTCGACGTCACCCGCGCGGACCAGGACGTCGACGACGAACGTCTGGTCCGACCGCCCCAGGCCGTCGACCGGCTCCGGCGACGGCGTGTCCTCGTCGGCGAGGTCCCTCGCGGCTTCGACGCTCATGTGGGTGCGTACCGCGGGGACGGCCAGGTGGCTGGGAACGGTGACGACATCGGCCATGGTGAAATCCGCGATCACCGCTCGTCGGCCGAGAGGCTCCGGAAAGTCCCACTCCAGCTCTGCTGCCTTGTCGTCGTGGTACTGCAGCGCTCCGTCCGCGAACCGCACCCGCCGGCCCGCGCGACGCTCGTGGGACACCTGACCGGCCGCGCGCGTACCCGCCGTGGGATGCCAGCTGGTCAACCCGTACGCGACGTGCACGACGTCCGCGGTGGTCCACTCCCCCATCGCCGCGGTCACCAGCAGATCGCCCAGGCCGCCGTAGAAGGCCATCGCCGGCACCACGGGGTTCTCTGCCTTTCGGGCCGCTTCCGCATGGTCGGCGAACATCGAAACGTTCGCTTCGATCTCCGCCGCGACATCGACGTACGGGATCCCCGCACGCAGGGCGGCCTCGACGACCGGGCCTCCCGTCACCGCGAACGGTCCTGCGCAGTTGATGACGGCCGCAGCGCCCGCGAGGGCCCGGTCCAGTGCGCCCGCGTCGTCCACGGTGGCCGGCCGCACCACCACGCCCGGCCACTCGGCGGCCAGCGCCTCCAACTGGGCCGCGTCACGGCCGGAGATGACGGTGGCGATGCCGCGCCTGCGCAGTTCGGCGACGACGAAGCGACCCGTGTGCCCTGTCGCCCCGTAGACCACAACTGCAGCCGGTGTACTCATGGTTCCCCCGCTCTCGATGTGCTGATGAACCCAGTCTCGCGGCGGCCGGAACCCGATCGTGATGGTCTGGAACGACATCACACGTACACTTTCGGACATGCCCACTGTCGCGCTGCTGACCGCCGGTGACCTGCTGCACTTCGAGCTGGCCGTGGCCTACGAGATCTTCGGCAATCCCCCGCGCGAGGCCACGCAGGGCTGGTACGACGTACTGCTCTGCGGCACCGGGCCGGCACGGGTCGGCCCGTTCACGGTCGAGCCCGACCACGGGCTGGAGTCCTTGGCCGGAGCCGACACCGTGATCGTGCCCGCGTGTGCCGACATCGACGATCCGCCGTCGGCCGAGGTGATCGAAGCGGTGCGCGCGGCCCACGCCGCGGGCGCCCGGGTCGCTTCCCTGTGCACCGGGGCGTTCGTGCTCGGGGCCGCGGGACTGCTGGACGGCCGACGGGCCACCACCCACTGGGCGCACGCGGCGGAGCTGAGCGCACGCCACCCGCGGGCCGTGGTCGACCCGGACGTGCTGTACACGGACAACGGCAGCGTGCTCACCGCTGCCGGCAAGGCCGCCGCGGTGGACCTCTGCCTGCACCTGATCCATCTCGACCACGGTGCCGCCGTCGCCAACTCCGTCGCCCGGCGCCTCGTCATGCCGCCCCATCGGCCCGGCGGTCAGGCCCAGTTCGTCGCCACGCCGGTGCACGTCGCGGGCGACCACACGCTCGCCCAGCTGCTGGCGTGGGTGCAGCAGCGGCTGGACCAACCGCTGACGGTGACCGACATGGCGCGAAAGGCGAACACCAGCCCGCGCAATCTCGGACGGCAGTTCCACTCGGTGATCGGGCAGACGCCCATCCAGTGGCTCATCACCCAGCGCGTACGCCGCGCCCAGGAGTTGCTGGAGGCCACCGACGAGACCATCGAGGCGGTCGCCCTGGCCACCGGCATGGGGACCGCCACGACGCTGCGGCGCCAGTTCAAACGGGTCGTCGGCGTCCCGCCCGACAGCTACCGCCGCGCGTTCCACAACGCGAAGCCGGCCTGACCGCTACGGGCCCGCGCTGGAGGGCCGGGTCGCGTCCGGTCCTGAAGGATTCCTGCGGCATGAGGCCCACCGGCCTCCTACGATCACCGGATGACGGATCCTCGCCACCCCGCCAAGCCCCGCCCCGGAGACAGAGTTGCGGTGCTGTCCGGCTGGTCCGCTGTCGGGCCGAGCGGGTTGCCGTACTTGGCCGTGTTCCGTTCCTCCAGGATGCGGACCTCCGCCGGGGTCATGCCCGCGCGGGTGATCTCCTTGGCCTGGTTGCGCCTGTCGACCAGCTCGCGGGCGATCTCCTCGTCGCCGGCCCCGGCCGCGCGCATGTCGGCCTCGGTCCGGTGCATGTCCTCCAGGAGGCCGTGGTACCGCATCCGGGTCCGCTGGGCCTCGACCTTCTCGTCCATCGGCAGGACGCGGATCCGGCACACGACCGGGTCGGTGCTGGGGCAGCTGTCGTCGGCGGAGACCGGTGGGGCGAGAGGGGCGGTGATGATCGAACCGCATGCCTCCGCCGCGGTGGCCACGGAGGAGGCGGCTGTGGTGAGCAGCGCGACGGCGGCCGCGAACGGGACGAGGACACGGCGCGGCAAGGAAGAGGTGAGTCGCATGCGCGCATCCTCGCGACGATGCCGCACCCGTTCACGGGGACACCAATGATCACTCGTACGAGGAGCAGGGGGCACAGCTCCTGGTCAGTCGATGACAGCGCCGGGTCTCCCCCAACACGCGACCGACCGATCAGGAATCGAGAAGCCCCGGCCCCCGGGCCGCGGCTAGCGTGGGCGTCCTGGAGGTCACCGGCCGGGCGATCGGGCCGACGGCCTCCGGACCACCTCCCGCTCGTCCGTCTTCCGGACGGGCGGTCCCGACCCGGACCCACGGCTTCAGGAGTGACGATGACCAGCTCTTCCACCCAGGGGATCAAGACCGTTCTGCATCCCGTTTCCGACCTGGCGAAGGCCAAGGGCGTGTACGCCGCCCTGCTCGGTGTACCTCCGCAGACCGACGAGTCCTACTACGTCGGCTTCGAGGCCGAGGGCCAGTCCATCGGGCTGGTGCCGAACGGTGGAGCGCAGGGCATCACCTCGCCGGTGGCCTACTGGCACGTGGAGGACATCGAGGCGAAGCTCGCCGAGGTGACCGCCGCGGGCGCCAGCGTGAAGGAGCCCGTGCACGACGTCGGTGGCGGCCGTCTCGTGGCCACCGTCACCGACCCCGACGGCAACGTCCTCGGGCTGCTCCAGGACCAGTGAGCGCCGCCCGGCTCGCCTGTACGGCCGGGGCCCGGAGGCTCCAGGGACCGAAGCGGATGAGAACGGGACGTACCGACTGAAGCTGGTTGAATCGACCCAGGCGACACCGACGGAGACCGCGCAGGGCGGCTCCTCGTAACAGATGGAGACACGATGAGCATGGCCAAGAGGGCGGACACGCAGTCGCCTGCGCCGCACGTTGCGGACAGCCACGGCCTGATCCGCGTGCACGGGGCGCGCGTCAACAACCTCAAGGACGTCAGCATCGAGATCCCGAAGCGACGGCTGACGGTGTTCACCGGTGTCTCCGGCTCGGGCAAGAGCTCACTGGTCTTCGGCACGATCGCCGCGGAGTCGCAGCGGCTGATCAACGAGACCTACAGCGCCTTCGTGCAGGGCTTCATGCCGACGCTGGCGCGTCCGGAGGTCGACGTACTCGACGGGCTGACGACCGCGATCATCGTCGACCAGCAGCGGCTGGGTGCCGACCCACGCTCCACGGTCGGCACCGCCACCGACGCCAACGCGATGCTGCGCATCCTCTTCAGCCGGCTCGGCGATCCGCACATCGGCTCGCCCAACGCGTTCTCCTTCAACGTCGCCTCGGTCCGGGCGAGCGGTGCGGTCACGGTTGAGCGCGGCACCGACAGGACCAGGACCGTGAAGCGGACCTTCACGCGCACCGGCGGCATGTGTACGCGCTGCGAAGGCCGCGGCTCGGTCTCCGACATCGACCTCACCCAGCTCTACGACGACTCCAAGTCGATCGCCGAGGGCGCGTTCACCATCCCCGGCTGGAAGTCGGACAGCTTTTGGACCGTGCGGGTCTACGCCGAGTCGGGCCTGCTCGACCCGGACAAGCCGATCCGCAAGTTCACCAAGAAGGAGATGCACGACTTCCTCTACCGGGAGCCGACCAAGGTCAAGGTCGAGGGCGTCAACCTCACCTACGAGGGACTGATCCCCAAGATCCAGAAGTCGTTCCTGTCCAAGGACAAGGAGGCGATGCAGCCGCACATCCGGGCGTTCGTGGAGCGGGCGGTCACCTTCACCACGTGCCCCGAGTGCGACGGCACCCGGCTCAGCGAGGGAGCCCGTTCGTCGCGGATCCACAAGATCAACATTGCCGACGCCTGCGCCATGCAGATCAGCGACCTGGCCGAATGGGTCCGCGGCCTCGACGAGCCGTCGGTGGCACCGCTGCTCGCGGCACTGCAGGGGACCCTCGACTCGTTCTCGGAGATCGGTCTCGGCTACCTCTCGCTCGACCGGCCGTCGGGCACGCTGTCGGGCGGCGAGGCGCAGCGCGTGAAGATGATCCGCCACCTCGGCTCCTCGCTCACCGACACGACCTACGTCTTCGACGAGCCCACCATCGGCCTGCACCCCCATGACATCCAGCGAATGAACGACCTGCTGCTGCGGCTGCGGGACAAGGGCAACACGGTGCTCGTCGTCGAGCACAAGCCGGAGACGATCGCGATCGCCGACCACGTCGTGGACCTGGGCCCCGGCGCCGGCGCGTCGGGCGGCACCGTCTGCTTCGAGGGCACCGTAGAGGGGCTGCGGGCCGGCGGCACCGTCACCGGCCGCCATTTCGACGACCGGGCCGCCGTCAAGGAGACGGTGCGCAAGCCCACCGGCACGCTGGAGATCCGCGGCGCGACGACGCACAACCTGCAGGGCGTCGACGTCGACATCCCGCTCGGTGTGCTCGTCGTCGTCACCGGCGTCGCCGGCTCCGGCAAGAGCTCGCTCGTACACGGCTCGCTGCCCGGGCGGTCGGAGGCCACCGGCGAAAGCGTGGTGTCGATCGACCAGGGCGCGATCCGCGGCTCGCGCCGGAGCAACCCGGCGACGTACACCGGACTGCTCGACCCGATCCGCAAGGCCTTCGCGAAGGCCAACGGCGTGAAGCCGGCACTGTTCAGCGCCAACTCCGAGGGCGCCTGCCCCAACTGCAACGGCGCCGGCGTCGTCTACACCGACCTGGCGATGATGGCCGGCGTCGCCACCCCCTGCGACGAGTGCGAGGGGAAGCGGTTCCAGGCGGCGGTGCTGGACTACCACCTCGGCGGCCGCGACATCAGCGAGGTGCTCGCGATGTCGGTGACCGAGGCCGAGGAGTTCTTCGGCGACGGCGAGGCGCGCACGCCGGCCGCACACCGCGTCCTCGGTCGGCTCTCCGACGTCGGGCTGGGCTACCTCACCATCGGCCAGCCGCTCACCACGCTGTCCGGCGGCGAGCGGCAGCGGCTCAAGCTGGCGACGCAGATGGCCGAGAAGGGCGGCGTCTACATCCTCGACGAGCCGACCGCCGGACTGCACCTCGCCGACGTCGAGCAACTGCTCGGCCTGCTCGACCGGCTCGTCGACTCGGGCAAGTCGGTCATCGTCGTCGAGCACCACCAGGCCGTCATGGCACACGCCGACTGGATCATCGACCTCGGCCCCGGCGCCGGCCACGACGGCGGCCGGATCGTCTTCGAGGGCACTCCCGCCGACCTCATCGCCGCGCGTACCACCCTTACCGGCGAGCACCTCGCGGCCTACGTCGGCGCCTGACCGGGGCCGGCTGCGGGGCGGACCGCCGGACGGACTACTTGGGACGGGTGGTGCCGGGCAGGCACCTCACCGTCGGGTTGTACGTCTCGAACGCGCCGAGGGGGTTCTTCTTCCCGAGCCACAGGTGCAGGGCGTAGTGGACGGGCTGGCCAGGGAAGTTGCCGCGGTGCGGGCCGGTGAAGGGCGTGTCGAACATGGTGGGCCGGTCGTCGTCCGTCGCCGTGTTCTGGTCACGGTCGTAGACCAGCCACTGGACCCCGACGAGGCGCTTGCCCCCACGCCCGTCGTCCTCGTAGAACAGGGCGGTGGGCTTCGCCGGGTCGAGGGAATTGTCGTACGAGTGGTTGAAGTGCGGGTAGCCGAGTGCCCCCGGCCCCGCCCGGTTGACCACGCAGTACTTGTCCGGCACATAGCCCGCCTTCACCGCGTTGGCGTGCCGCTGGAACCTGGCGGTCGCCACGTACGTGACAGCGGTGGGGGCCGCGGCTTCGCCGGGATCGGCTCCGGCCCCGGGAGCGGCGACGAGCGCCAGGGTCAGCGAGGCGGCGATCGTGAGGACCGGGGCGAGACGTCGGACCATGCGCGGACTCCTTGCGGTGAGCTCCCCGGGGGCTGGCTCCTCGGGACGGGCTGACTTCACGAGCAGCCTGTCCCGCGATCCGCCGGCCCGCCACACGGCCCGACAGGTCGGCTGACAGCCGGTCGGGTGACGGCGGGCCGGGCCCCGCGGACCGTGTCGCTGCCCACGTCCGCCGGGCCCGCCGAGCCCCTTCCCGGTCCGGCCCGGGCAGCCGCGGGCGGTGACGTGCGGCGGAAGCGGCTCACCCC from Streptomyces sp. NBC_00190 harbors:
- a CDS encoding DUF6400 family protein gives rise to the protein MPQPTPPSDPSNPADPRPPAPGLIDFTVDLTSQEVLRRAQVMAALGPDWDPIEVLQGEEAAYDLLYSGLDEQQQRLYDDLVAAHVLPRRGSGHAAP
- a CDS encoding saccharopine dehydrogenase NADP-binding domain-containing protein yields the protein MSTPAAVVVYGATGHTGRFVVAELRRRGIATVISGRDAAQLEALAAEWPGVVVRPATVDDAGALDRALAGAAAVINCAGPFAVTGGPVVEAALRAGIPYVDVAAEIEANVSMFADHAEAARKAENPVVPAMAFYGGLGDLLVTAAMGEWTTADVVHVAYGLTSWHPTAGTRAAGQVSHERRAGRRVRFADGALQYHDDKAAELEWDFPEPLGRRAVIADFTMADVVTVPSHLAVPAVRTHMSVEAARDLADEDTPSPEPVDGLGRSDQTFVVDVLVRAGDVERRATARGQDIYAVTAPLAVEAVQRILAGRTRRTGVASAGAMFDAADFLRALTPHVSVELPH
- a CDS encoding helix-turn-helix domain-containing protein translates to MPTVALLTAGDLLHFELAVAYEIFGNPPREATQGWYDVLLCGTGPARVGPFTVEPDHGLESLAGADTVIVPACADIDDPPSAEVIEAVRAAHAAGARVASLCTGAFVLGAAGLLDGRRATTHWAHAAELSARHPRAVVDPDVLYTDNGSVLTAAGKAAAVDLCLHLIHLDHGAAVANSVARRLVMPPHRPGGQAQFVATPVHVAGDHTLAQLLAWVQQRLDQPLTVTDMARKANTSPRNLGRQFHSVIGQTPIQWLITQRVRRAQELLEATDETIEAVALATGMGTATTLRRQFKRVVGVPPDSYRRAFHNAKPA
- a CDS encoding VOC family protein, which gives rise to MTSSSTQGIKTVLHPVSDLAKAKGVYAALLGVPPQTDESYYVGFEAEGQSIGLVPNGGAQGITSPVAYWHVEDIEAKLAEVTAAGASVKEPVHDVGGGRLVATVTDPDGNVLGLLQDQ
- a CDS encoding excinuclease ABC subunit UvrA gives rise to the protein MSMAKRADTQSPAPHVADSHGLIRVHGARVNNLKDVSIEIPKRRLTVFTGVSGSGKSSLVFGTIAAESQRLINETYSAFVQGFMPTLARPEVDVLDGLTTAIIVDQQRLGADPRSTVGTATDANAMLRILFSRLGDPHIGSPNAFSFNVASVRASGAVTVERGTDRTRTVKRTFTRTGGMCTRCEGRGSVSDIDLTQLYDDSKSIAEGAFTIPGWKSDSFWTVRVYAESGLLDPDKPIRKFTKKEMHDFLYREPTKVKVEGVNLTYEGLIPKIQKSFLSKDKEAMQPHIRAFVERAVTFTTCPECDGTRLSEGARSSRIHKINIADACAMQISDLAEWVRGLDEPSVAPLLAALQGTLDSFSEIGLGYLSLDRPSGTLSGGEAQRVKMIRHLGSSLTDTTYVFDEPTIGLHPHDIQRMNDLLLRLRDKGNTVLVVEHKPETIAIADHVVDLGPGAGASGGTVCFEGTVEGLRAGGTVTGRHFDDRAAVKETVRKPTGTLEIRGATTHNLQGVDVDIPLGVLVVVTGVAGSGKSSLVHGSLPGRSEATGESVVSIDQGAIRGSRRSNPATYTGLLDPIRKAFAKANGVKPALFSANSEGACPNCNGAGVVYTDLAMMAGVATPCDECEGKRFQAAVLDYHLGGRDISEVLAMSVTEAEEFFGDGEARTPAAHRVLGRLSDVGLGYLTIGQPLTTLSGGERQRLKLATQMAEKGGVYILDEPTAGLHLADVEQLLGLLDRLVDSGKSVIVVEHHQAVMAHADWIIDLGPGAGHDGGRIVFEGTPADLIAARTTLTGEHLAAYVGA